DNA sequence from the Spirochaetales bacterium genome:
AGATCGTTTCCATCTATTAGCGCAATCACAATAACGGCCATGGTTGTTTCCCTGATGGTGATTCCGGCTTTTTATACAATCTCCGGTTTTCTTGCTATTAAAAAGATAGTTTTTCACGGTGTCAGTGTATTTCAGTTCCAATACTATCGAGGTGTCGCAGGGAGTGTTTCATGAAAGTGAAAACATGTATATATATCGTCACAGGGGCGCTAAGCATCTGTGTCCTCGCCGTGATTTTGTTTATTGTGTCGAGTAGCCGCGACACACGGTTGCGATTTACCGTTATTGACGATGTCAGCGGCGGATGGGTCTGGGATGCAATGGTGAGAATAAAGGACAGGTATCTTGTGCTTTACTACCAATCGGACAACGGCCCGCTCGAACAGGTATTCACCGGTCTCGAACCCGGTGAAGCGGTTCTTACCGTTTCCGCCCCGGCGTACCGGTCGCGGGAGATTCCCGTCACCCTGAACAAAGGGGATAACGGATTGGACGGCCCCGTTCGAATGATCGGATATGAGATACCGGGACTGTCCGAGATATTCGTCAGGACGGAAATAAAAGACGGCACACTCTTTTTGAATCCGAGACCGATCGATGCCGAGGGAAGGGGTATCGGCGAGCATCCGTGCCTCCCCATGTGGTTTGGACTGAGGATTTCAGTCCAGGTAAAAAATGGAATTCCTGTTGTCGAACCTGTCGAGTCGGGGAGCGGGCGAGGCGAAGAGCTTTTTCGCGGCACACTCGAGGCCGAATGGGATATGCATCCGGATACCTATTACCGGTATTCTCTTCAGGTTCCGGCATCGGCGATCAAAAAACATAATGCCCCGTATCGTGTCTATGATTATATCATCGTTTTTCCGATTCCCGGTAAAATGACAAAAGAAGAACTCGATGCCGAAATGGAACCGGTAATGAGGCTGGATAAACTCGAATCGATCAAAAACATCCTCGATGGTATGGGTGATCGTGTCGACTATTTTATCAGCGCAAGCTGGAACCAGACGGCTTCCTGAAATCAGGGAGGAGCATGCGTGATTGTAACAAAGGATTTGACAAAAAAATATGGTTCTTTTTGCGCCGTGGATCATGTAAATCTGAATATACAGGCGGGCGAGATTTACGGATTTCTCGGACCCAATGGTGCGGGAAAAACATCGACAATAATGATGCTTCTCGGTGTCATCGAGGCCACTGAAGGAGAAATATATCTCTTTAACGAACGGTATTCGCCTTCCATGATCGATGCAAGAAAGCGGATCGGGGTGGTCCCCGAAAAACACCCCAGTGGAATGTGGAAGTGGATGACCGCCTATGAGTATTGTGATTTTTTCGCTGACTTTTTCGAGGTGAAAAACAAGGAGGATCGGATTCTTTCACTGCTTGAAAAAGTGGAATTAAAAGACTCAGCGTATAAAAAGATAGACGGCTTTTCACGGGGAATGCTTCAGAAACTCAGTATAGTACGGGCGATCCTCCACGATCCCGATATTCTCTTCATGGACGAACCGATTTCCGGACTGGACCCGATTGGTATAAAAAAGGTGAGGGACCTTATCTTCGAGGAAAATCGGGACGGGCGGACGATATTTATTTCATCCCACCTCCTTTCCGAAATGGAAAAGCTCTGTCACAGGGTCGCCATAATCCACAAAGGCAAGCTGATCGCGGAAGACCGGGTGGGAAATCTGTTTTTCAAATTACAGAAAGAAAAAGAGATCCTCGTCGAACTCGACCACATACCGGAGAACCTTGACAGGGAGATATCGGCCCTCGATTTTGTCACCCGCGCATCCGTTTCCGGGGTGACGCTTTCGGTGAGTGTATCGAAGGATGGTGATTACAGAAAAGCCGTTTCACGATTTCTCATCGACAGGGGACTCGTCCCGTTGAAAATCCAGGAAAAGGCGATGTCGCTCGAAGATGCCTTTTCCGCCATTACCGGTGAGAATGTCGAAATGCTCGCGGGAATCGGAGGGGCCCGATGAGGTCACGAATCAAGGCCGCTTACATTATGGGAAAGCGGGAACTGTTTGAAGTATGTATTACACCGGGGGTGTATATCGCCCTGACGCTCGGTCTCGTTACCGGATTTTTGCTCGTGGCCGGTTTTATCCATTCGATCGGTTCCAGCGGGCTTGATTATAACAACCTGAATCCCGCCTATGATATGATTTTCAAATCATTGTCCGGGGCGTTCGGCGGCACCTTTGTCGACAAACTGTTTTCCGAAGGGCCGTTTTTTTTCGCCCTTGTTCTTTCATTTCTTCCCGTTCTCGTCTACCTCTCGGTGTCCTCGGTGTTCAAGTTCGGGTTCGAAAAGAATACCGGTGTCATCGAACTGATCTCCTATGGCCCCGCCGACGGAACATCTTATTTCCTCGCTTCATTCGCGAAGAATTGTATTGTTACCGGGCTATCGCTCGCCGCGCTGTTTCTCTTTTACTCGCTTGCCTCCCTGATCGGTAATCTCGTACTCGGTCCCACGTTCGTTTTCGCCCTCTTTCTTCTCTTTTTTTTCTCCTGCGCATGCTACGGGTATGTCGTTTTCGTTTCCGTTGTCGCGCATAACGCCGCGTCCGCGGTAGCGGCGTTTATCGCCATTTTCACCGCGTTCGTGCTTCTTCACCTCATGTCCTTAGCCATGGTCGCCGGTTATGTAAAAAGTTTTTCCGGGATCATCGCATGGGCCCTCAGGTGGTTTTCCCCGGTTTTTTACTGGAGTTTCGGCCTCGATTCGGTCGACTATGGAAACATCGGCGGTTTCTTTCTGAGTGTGCTGCTTCTCCTTGTCCTTTCGGGGGCGCTTTTGGGAGCTTCTCACACGGTACTGGGAAAGAAAGGAGTCCGCGGATGACAATAAAGGCGTTTATCATCACCGTGCTTGTCCTGATCGTTTCGCTGAATGCATCTGGCGACATTCCGGTAAAGCAGGAAGATGTCATCTATACGGTCACCGCTTTCAACGGACTTCATTTTTCGAGGACTTTCTGCCGGAGCGACGATTCGACCATCTACCTGCTTCACGATGTCGATAATTTTCTACTCCCGAGGAAGGCCTTTATCTATTTCTGGCCGCTTTCCGGCAAATGGATGGCTGAACCGCTCGATGTCCGCAAACCGGAAAAGATATCCGCCTTTGATGGGACATTGGTGATCGAACGGGACGGGGCAACCGTGGAGCGGCTTCAAAGCGAATTGTACATCATCTACAATGTAAGCGGAAAATACTCGAACGACTGGAAGGTGTTCGTCGGTAAAGCGGCGGAAACGGAGGCCGACAGACTCAAGCGGGAATTGTCCGAATATGAAAAACGATACGAAGCGTACAAAATAAAATTCGATATCTACACGAAAGCAAAAGAAAAACTCGTGGAAAAAATGAAGGTGTACAACGACGCCGGAAAGGATACCGGAACCCTTATCGGACAATACAAGGCCCTCGAAGAACCGGTGATGCCTGTCAATCCCACGCCGCAGGAACTCAGCATGGGAAAACAGTTCCATGTCGTTCTCCCTGAGGGGACCTACAGGACCAGGCTGGAAAACCGCGACGGACTTACGCTTCAAGGTTCCGAAAAGACGCTTTTGGTCTTCGGGGAACGTCGAAGGAAAAACGTGGGATACAGGATCGTCCCCGGTGATAAATGGACGAAACCGATTAAATCATATTCTCCGTTTCATGTGCTGTATGTGGATGCGACGACGGACATCTACCTCGTCCCCTTTCTTGAAAACGAGTACAATGACCTCTATTACAACAAGCTTCTGCAGAATGACAGCAGGGGGAACGTGAGTATGTACCGGTGGGAGGAAGTGAAGGAATTACCCGATTCGCTTTTGGAAATTTCAAGCAGGAATGTGAGCATCTCGACCGAACAGGAAAAGTATTATGTCGAGCCGCTAAAGGGCGGGGCGAGTCTCGGATACAAAATAGTCCCCTACGATCCGGAGGGGGAGCACAAGGACAGAAATTACGAGTTTTCCGGATTCAGGGTACCGATCGGAAGGAACGAAACTGCCGTACGAATCAGGCTGCAGGACGTCAATGGCAACTATTACCCGTCCGGCGGACGCGAGATTCGGATCGTCGGACCGGCGTCTCCTGTTTTTATACTGCTTTTCCCCGCCCTGCTGCCTCTTTTGGCCATGATAATCGTTATCGGATACCGTAGAACGCACTACGGGGTGAAAGCCCGACAATAGACAAACGGGGTATGATAATGAACGCGGATATTTCAAAGACACGATTGCTTTTTATCAGACACGCGGAACGCTACAATGTTGAGCGGCTCGAAACGCAACATGAAGCCCTGTTGACGGAACAGGGGAAAGAGGACGCGTACCGGTTGGGAACAGTGATCGGGAAATGCCATGAAAAAGCGATCGTGTTTCACAGCCCCATCAAACGTTGTATCCAGACGGCGGAGTATATCAGCCGGGGGATCGGCGCCGGCGGTCATTGCACGATCGGCGGGACGGTATCCCTTCTGGGGGGCGATACAATTGCCAGAAATCCTGAAGCGGTCTCGGATTATTTCAC
Encoded proteins:
- a CDS encoding ABC transporter ATP-binding protein; translated protein: MIVTKDLTKKYGSFCAVDHVNLNIQAGEIYGFLGPNGAGKTSTIMMLLGVIEATEGEIYLFNERYSPSMIDARKRIGVVPEKHPSGMWKWMTAYEYCDFFADFFEVKNKEDRILSLLEKVELKDSAYKKIDGFSRGMLQKLSIVRAILHDPDILFMDEPISGLDPIGIKKVRDLIFEENRDGRTIFISSHLLSEMEKLCHRVAIIHKGKLIAEDRVGNLFFKLQKEKEILVELDHIPENLDREISALDFVTRASVSGVTLSVSVSKDGDYRKAVSRFLIDRGLVPLKIQEKAMSLEDAFSAITGENVEMLAGIGGAR